The DNA region GTGCTTGAACCTGCCCTTCAGGATGATCCTCCGATATTCCCAGTTTTCACACATGTCGGCAGTGAAGCTCTTGGGCAACGGCACTGGCTTGTATGCCAACCGGCTTTCACAGCTGGCTATCAGCTTGTTCTTCCACTCCAGTCTCTGAACCTGCCAGGTACCTAAATAAAATGCAATCGCCGGCATCGCAAACATTAATCCTAACGCTATTTGACGGCCATATCCCTTGCCTCTCGCTTCCTCCTCATTTGGAGTACGAGTGGACCTGATGGGTTTCCAGTCAACTGTTGATGTCTTTACTGTCCTTCTTGGTGCAAAACAGAATGCATATCTTTGCCTCGTGGCTTCAAATACAGACCTGCAACGCCAGCTGCATATTACCATTCTCTCTGGAACCATTGGCAGATGACCTGAGGCTTGCTATTGAAAGGCGATTATTCTTATCCACTGCTTGTAACTGTTAATGAATAGCGTGCGCGAGCACCGCTAAATAGGGAATTACCTATATATGCTTGCAATGCCACTTAAAGATAGGGAATGTCTATAGATGATTGATCCCGTATATAGTAGAGATGATCAAAACCAACAGAACTTGGTATTATTATCCCATGTAATTTTTTCCATTGTGAAGCCTTTTGGAGGTCTCACGGCACTGAGCGACCCATTCTCGACATACAGCTTGCAAGCCTGCTCCATTTCACTAAGCACTGCGTATAGatttggaaaatttttgattggaatttcttcatcccAAAACACCAGCGATTGCAACCCGCAGGTCTTGATCTCGTTAATCGCATGGCTAATCAGGCGCCGCAAGGTATGCTCACAATGAGTGGAGCTTTGATGATCGTCCATGAATATTTTCACGATCACTAGGGAGTTGTCGTTCCAGTTATGATGCCATATAATGTGGCTATTATCTTCCAAGGCAACTCCGAATTTCAAATCGTCTTGATGTCTTTTGGTCATGTCCATCAGGAACAAATCACGAACTTGAAACCATTTGTAGATATCAATGTCTGCCGCCACCGTAAATATAAACTTCTCGGGTGACTCTTCATGcagcttcaagagcctGGATTCAAACTGTTTCTTCTGAAGATCAACCAAGTCAGGATAATCATCAAACCGCAGAAATCTACCTTTTTCCTTTGGCAGTGTGTCGCAATAACGGTCGAGAAGTACATCAGTTTCTGTGATAACATGAACGGGAACATGCAAAGATTGATAACCATTTTCGGCATAATACTCTCCGACCTCACTGTAGAGGGTGATCACCGTGTTCTTTACGAAGTCCGGAGCATCAGGCGCTTCGCTGAGCCTATCAAAGTGCCTGTTTAGACTGTGAATCATCTCTCTTGCATACCCATTGCCTCGATGTTCAGGTGAAGTAAACACCCCACCGATGCAGGCTGTGAGAATTGGAACTACTTTACCACGAGAACCTGGATGTATCGCATAACCGAGCCGACACAATGCTTCACAACTGGCTACGATTTGGCTAGTAGCACTAGTAGCCTCCAGTTCCGTGTTCTTTAACACAAAGTACTTCAAACCAAGCAATTCGTGTCCCGGAAacttctttctcatctcTGCTGATTCTCCCTTCTTAGCAATGTCTGAAGAACCCAACAACCGCTCTCTCTCGCAATACTGATCTACTGTCTGCAGTCCCCTCCAAGTTGCAGCATTCTTAGAGTGTGTGTATCGAATGATCTCGGGATCACTaacctcttcaaagctcaGTTTGTCATTACTCGAAACAGTCATCTTGCCCTGTCTAGCGTTGGGAGCCGGAGAATGGCCATGAATCTGGCGAGCTCTTCAGGGTCTTTGTGCCTTTTATACTCTTCACTATGACGTTATTTTTTGCCGCGGAATAAAGTCCCATTATCTCTGACTCATCTTGGTGGAAACCACCTTTTCTGTATCGACACTTTAGTTAGTTCCGAGCTTCTTTCTAGTGGTTTCGCCCACTTTTATTTAGATAGGGAAGGATGGGACTCGACAAATTCCCTTCTATATACGT from Torulaspora globosa chromosome 3, complete sequence includes:
- a CDS encoding uncharacterized protein (ancestral locus Anc_3.456), producing the protein MTVSSNDKLSFEEVSDPEIIRYTHSKNAATWRGLQTVDQYCERERLLGSSDIAKKGESAEMRKKFPGHELLGLKYFVLKNTELEATSATSQIVASCEALCRLGYAIHPGSRGKVVPILTACIGGVFTSPEHRGNGYAREMIHSLNRHFDRLSEAPDAPDFVKNTVITLYSEVGEYYAENGYQSLHVPVHVITETDVLLDRYCDTLPKEKGRFLRFDDYPDLVDLQKKQFESRLLKLHEESPEKFIFTVAADIDIYKWFQVRDLFLMDMTKRHQDDLKFGVALEDNSHIIWHHNWNDNSLVIVKIFMDDHQSSTHCEHTLRRLISHAINEIKTCGLQSLVFWDEEIPIKNFPNLYAVLSEMEQACKLYVENGSLSAVRPPKGFTMEKITWDNNTKFCWF